GCGCGCGCGGTGCTCGCCGGCCACGCCGACTTCGCGGCCGGCATGGCCTCCGCGGTGACCCAGATCAGCGGCCGCGACGACGTGTTCGTGCTCATGACGAACCGAGGGCTGAGCGGCGAGGACATCGAGCGCGATCTGCGTCGCGCGCTCGACGGTGGGCTGCGCGTGATCTTCACCGACCTGCCCGCGGGGAGCTGCACGCTCGCCGCACGCCGGCTGCAGCGCGAGCGTCCCGACCTCGTGCTCGTCACGGGCGCGAACCTCGCCACGCTGCTCGACTTCGTGTTCGCCGCCGACGAGGACGCGGATCCCGCGGCCGCCGCGGCGCACGCGGCGTCGCACGCGGCCGAGAAGGGACGTGCCGCACTCGCCGTGGTTCCCACGCGACCCCCGGCGGAGGGCGCGCGCGGTGCCGCTTGAGCTCTACCGGATCGACGATCGGCTCATCCACGGCCAGGTCGTGGTGGGCTGGGGACGACCACTCGACATCGGCTTCATCGTGCTCGTCGACGACGAGGTCGCGGCGAGCGAGTGGGAGCAGGAGCTCTATCGCATGGGCGTCCCGCCCGAGATGGACGTCTTCTTCCACGGTGTCGACGACGCGATCTCCGCGCATGCGCGCTACGCCGGCGACCGCCGGCACGGCATCCTGCTCACCGGCGACATCGACACGATGGCGCGGCTCATCGAGGGCGTGCGCCGCAACGGCGGCCCGCCGGGGATCGCCGCCGTGAACCTCGGCGGGGTGCATCACCGCGTCGGGCGCGCGCAGCGCATGCGCTACGTCTTCCTCACGCCCGAGGAGGAGGCCGCGCTGCGCGCGATGGCGTCGCGCGGCGTCGCCGTCACCGCGCAGGACGTCCCCTCGACCCGCCCCGTGCCGCTCGACGAAGTCCTCTCCGGCAAGGCGTCCTCATGATCGAGCCGCCGGTCGGGCTCGTGCCCACGTCGCTGCTCGGCGCGCTGCTCGGGCTCGACGTCGTGAGCTTTCCGCAGGCGATGCTCTCGCGGCCGCTCGTCGCCGCGACGCTCGCCGGTGCGCTCGCCGGC
This DNA window, taken from Gemmatirosa kalamazoonensis, encodes the following:
- a CDS encoding PTS sugar transporter subunit IIA, which translates into the protein MTSDTPPAPTTARAVLAGHADFAAGMASAVTQISGRDDVFVLMTNRGLSGEDIERDLRRALDGGLRVIFTDLPAGSCTLAARRLQRERPDLVLVTGANLATLLDFVFAADEDADPAAAAAHAASHAAEKGRAALAVVPTRPPAEGARGAA
- a CDS encoding PTS system mannose/fructose/N-acetylgalactosamine-transporter subunit IIB; its protein translation is MPLELYRIDDRLIHGQVVVGWGRPLDIGFIVLVDDEVAASEWEQELYRMGVPPEMDVFFHGVDDAISAHARYAGDRRHGILLTGDIDTMARLIEGVRRNGGPPGIAAVNLGGVHHRVGRAQRMRYVFLTPEEEAALRAMASRGVAVTAQDVPSTRPVPLDEVLSGKASS